In one Buteo buteo chromosome 10, bButBut1.hap1.1, whole genome shotgun sequence genomic region, the following are encoded:
- the DNAI4 gene encoding dynein axonemal intermediate chain 4 isoform X4, which translates to MHQTSGVNGTLGSFSRTYGSSSTSLSNASTTESVLDEIVEPGSRRDTTVSLSDVQVRQEEIKEWTNEDLDRRVDIYLTETETIWILDMPSVVVSVESEDAGRVLERNRIYVDICKNRPGNDRFVEKMMQTINGAAKNKEVQCDKIIMEDKGMLVTSWDLYDSFNVSEIEPTSKAEGSRATTGRSSKSHTTKKHNQTMLVSSNRGSTTSSLMISESAVLARIHEEEECHSEAILTSENFQQNLFFMERILMENIFQPKLAAYRQFPVLIDPDVTSDMSGTVAAVKEAKQEEHDKEKKDKEEQKDTFVDPSILSDLNKTPEEIVPPRLERLWSYICDLTSGHNVSTMAWSKVNPDLLAVGYGAFDCKEQKKGLVCCWSLKNPMWPERIFQCEHGVTALDFSMASPNLLAVGMYDGSVTIYNVRSCNDAALLDSSESSNKHTGPVWQMRWVEQDRGATGDGKKERLICISADGRITEWFIQKRLDCIDLMKIKRTESEKKKLPGEKERKREALISQQAAGMCFDFHPKDTNFYLAGTEEGHIHKCSCSCNEQFLETYRGHKGPVYKVAWNPFSTDMFLSCSADWSIILWHQDSQTPILTFSSTTAFVHDVMWSPKSACIFAAVNESRAEIWDLSASILNPVTSCFANPRVKFTSVLFAKNTDCLLVGDSKGEVSVFELQNLAAPNNNKVGTLHDIIGPAVPI; encoded by the exons atgcATCAGACATCAGGAGTGAATGGTACTTTAGGTTCGTTCTCAAG GACATATGGAAGCAGCAGTACTTCTCTATCAAACGCATCAACAACTGAGTCTGTACTAGACGAAATAGTAGAACCTGGCTCTCGACGAGACACAACTGTTAGCTTATCTG ATGTGCAGGTGAGGCAAGAGGAGATAAAAGAATGGACAAATGAAGACTTAGATAGGAGAGTGGATATTTACCTCACAGAGACGGAAACTATCTGGATATTGGATATGCCATCTGTTGTGGTGTCTGTAGAATCAGAAGATGCTGGAAGAGTTCT gGAGCGAAATAGGATTTATGTTGACATTTGCAAAAACAGACCTGGTAACGATCGCTTTGTAGAAAAAATGATGCAAACCATTAACGGCGCTGCAAAGAACAAGGAAGTGCAATGTGACAAAATCATCATGGAAGATAAAG GGATGCTGGTCACTTCCTGGGACTTGTATGATTCATTTAATGTATCAGAAATAGAACCTACGTCAAAAGCAGAAGGTAGCAGAGCCACaactgggagaagcagcaaatctCATACAACTAAAAAGCACAATCAGACTATGTTGGTCTCTTCCAACAGAG GCAGCACAACTTCTTCTCTAATGATTTCGGAAAGTGCTGTTCTTGCCAGAATCCACGAAGAGGAGGAATGCCATTCAGAAGCTATATTAACGTCAGAAAACTTTCagcagaatttgtttttcatggaGAGGATTCTAATGGAGAATATTTTTCAACCCAAACTTGCAGCTTATCGGCAGTTTCCTGTCCTTATAG ATCCTGATGTTACATCAGACATGAGTGGTACAGTAGCAGCAGTGAAAGAAGCTAAACAGGAAGAGCATGACAAGGAAAAGAAGGataaggaagagcagaaggatACATTTGTTGACCCATCAATTCTGTCAGATCTAAATAAAACCCCAGAAGAAATTGTGCCTCCCAGATTGGAACGGCTGTGGTCATATATATGTGATTTAACTAGTGGTCACAATGTGAGCACTATGGCTTGGAGCAAAGTAAACCCA GATCTTTTAGCTGTTGGTTATGGAGCATTTGATtgtaaagaacagaagaaaggcTTGGTTTGCTGTTGGTCATTGAAGAACCCCATG TGGCCAGAGCGTATTTTCCAGTGTGAGCATGGTGTTACTGCTTTGGATTTTTCTATGGCAAGCCCAAATCTTTTAGCGGTTGGAATGTATGATGGTTCTGTCACAATCTATAATGTACGGAGTTGTAATGACGCTGCACTTTTGGACAGCAG TGAATCCTCAAATAAACATACAGGTCCTGTATGGCAAATGAGGTGGGTGGAACAGGACAGAGGTGCAACAGGAGATGgcaaaaaagagagattaaTCTGTATCTCAGCAGATGGCCGAATAACAGAGTGGTTTATACAGAAAAGACTAGATTGCATTG ATCTGATGAAAATAAAGCGAAcagaaagtgagaagaaaaaattaccaggtgagaaagaaaggaaaagggaagctCTGATATCTCAACAGGCAGCTGGAATGTGCTTTGACTTCCATCCAAAG GATACTAATTTTTATCTTGCTGGAACAGAAGAGGGTCATATCCACAAATGTTCTTGTTCATGCAATGAGCAGTTTCTAGAGACATACAGAGGCCATAAG GGTCCTGTGTACAAAGTCGCTTGGAATCCATTCAGCACTGACATGTTCCTAAGCTGCTCTGCAGACTGGAGCATTATTTTATGGCACCAGGATTCACAGACGCCCATTCTAACTTTCAGTTCCACCACTGCTTTTGTTCATGATGTTATGTGGTCTCCAAAATCAGCCTGCATATTTGCAGCAGTGaatgaaagcagagcagaaatttGGGATCTTAGTGCCAGCAT
- the DNAI4 gene encoding dynein axonemal intermediate chain 4 isoform X3, whose product MQGPAGGRRPPLVRQGSGASSGSQRRASILSGIYAHKAASCRSLSTTSDGKAVDRASLVGNKYATRVFDDEGKDVTPHPLFRSDPNTVLPRQGKLLASSAYFGATGSGFLSSFSMHQTSGVNGTLGSFSRTYGSSSTSLSNASTTESVLDEIVEPGSRRDTTVSLSDVQVRQEEIKEWTNEDLDRRVDIYLTETETIWILDMPSVVVSVESEDAGRVLERNRIYVDICKNRPGNDRFVEKMMQTINGAAKNKEVQCDKIIMEDKGMLVTSWDLYDSFNVSEIEPTSKAEGSRATTGRSSKSHTTKKHNQTMLVSSNRGSTTSSLMISESAVLARIHEEEECHSEAILTSENFQQNLFFMERILMENIFQPKLAAYRQFPVLIDPDVTSDMSGTVAAVKEAKQEEHDKEKKDKEEQKDTFVDPSILSDLNKTPEEIVPPRLERLWSYICDLTSGHNVSTMAWSKVNPDLLAVGYGAFDCKEQKKGLVCCWSLKNPMWPERIFQCEHGVTALDFSMASPNLLAVGMYDGSVTIYNVRSCNDAALLDSSESSNKHTGPVWQMRWVEQDRGATGDGKKERLICISADGRITEWFIQKRLDCIDLMKIKRTESEKKKLPGEKERKREALISQQAAGMCFDFHPKGPVYKVAWNPFSTDMFLSCSADWSIILWHQDSQTPILTFSSTTAFVHDVMWSPKSACIFAAVNESRAEIWDLSASILNPVTSCFANPRVKFTSVLFAKNTDCLLVGDSKGEVSVFELQNLAAPNNNKVGTLHDIIGPAVPI is encoded by the exons ATGCAgggccccgccggcggccggcGGCCTCCCCT GGTAAGGCAAGGATCAGGAGCAAGTTCTGGTAGCCAAAGACGAGCGAGCATCCTCAGTGGCATCTATGCACATAAAGCAGCGAGCTGCAGAAGCCTGTCCACGACTTCCGATGGCAAAGCTGTGGACAGGGCGTCTCTTGTGGGTAACAAGTATGCCACACGG gtttttgatGATGAAGGAAAGGATGTGACACCCCATCCACTCTTCCGTTCAGATCCAAATACTGTTTTACCCAGGCAGGGCAAGCTCTTAGCATCAAGTGCTTACTTTGGGGCCACAGGATctggttttctctcttctttttccatgcATCAGACATCAGGAGTGAATGGTACTTTAGGTTCGTTCTCAAG GACATATGGAAGCAGCAGTACTTCTCTATCAAACGCATCAACAACTGAGTCTGTACTAGACGAAATAGTAGAACCTGGCTCTCGACGAGACACAACTGTTAGCTTATCTG ATGTGCAGGTGAGGCAAGAGGAGATAAAAGAATGGACAAATGAAGACTTAGATAGGAGAGTGGATATTTACCTCACAGAGACGGAAACTATCTGGATATTGGATATGCCATCTGTTGTGGTGTCTGTAGAATCAGAAGATGCTGGAAGAGTTCT gGAGCGAAATAGGATTTATGTTGACATTTGCAAAAACAGACCTGGTAACGATCGCTTTGTAGAAAAAATGATGCAAACCATTAACGGCGCTGCAAAGAACAAGGAAGTGCAATGTGACAAAATCATCATGGAAGATAAAG GGATGCTGGTCACTTCCTGGGACTTGTATGATTCATTTAATGTATCAGAAATAGAACCTACGTCAAAAGCAGAAGGTAGCAGAGCCACaactgggagaagcagcaaatctCATACAACTAAAAAGCACAATCAGACTATGTTGGTCTCTTCCAACAGAG GCAGCACAACTTCTTCTCTAATGATTTCGGAAAGTGCTGTTCTTGCCAGAATCCACGAAGAGGAGGAATGCCATTCAGAAGCTATATTAACGTCAGAAAACTTTCagcagaatttgtttttcatggaGAGGATTCTAATGGAGAATATTTTTCAACCCAAACTTGCAGCTTATCGGCAGTTTCCTGTCCTTATAG ATCCTGATGTTACATCAGACATGAGTGGTACAGTAGCAGCAGTGAAAGAAGCTAAACAGGAAGAGCATGACAAGGAAAAGAAGGataaggaagagcagaaggatACATTTGTTGACCCATCAATTCTGTCAGATCTAAATAAAACCCCAGAAGAAATTGTGCCTCCCAGATTGGAACGGCTGTGGTCATATATATGTGATTTAACTAGTGGTCACAATGTGAGCACTATGGCTTGGAGCAAAGTAAACCCA GATCTTTTAGCTGTTGGTTATGGAGCATTTGATtgtaaagaacagaagaaaggcTTGGTTTGCTGTTGGTCATTGAAGAACCCCATG TGGCCAGAGCGTATTTTCCAGTGTGAGCATGGTGTTACTGCTTTGGATTTTTCTATGGCAAGCCCAAATCTTTTAGCGGTTGGAATGTATGATGGTTCTGTCACAATCTATAATGTACGGAGTTGTAATGACGCTGCACTTTTGGACAGCAG TGAATCCTCAAATAAACATACAGGTCCTGTATGGCAAATGAGGTGGGTGGAACAGGACAGAGGTGCAACAGGAGATGgcaaaaaagagagattaaTCTGTATCTCAGCAGATGGCCGAATAACAGAGTGGTTTATACAGAAAAGACTAGATTGCATTG ATCTGATGAAAATAAAGCGAAcagaaagtgagaagaaaaaattaccaggtgagaaagaaaggaaaagggaagctCTGATATCTCAACAGGCAGCTGGAATGTGCTTTGACTTCCATCCAAAG GGTCCTGTGTACAAAGTCGCTTGGAATCCATTCAGCACTGACATGTTCCTAAGCTGCTCTGCAGACTGGAGCATTATTTTATGGCACCAGGATTCACAGACGCCCATTCTAACTTTCAGTTCCACCACTGCTTTTGTTCATGATGTTATGTGGTCTCCAAAATCAGCCTGCATATTTGCAGCAGTGaatgaaagcagagcagaaatttGGGATCTTAGTGCCAGCAT
- the DNAI4 gene encoding dynein axonemal intermediate chain 4 isoform X1: protein MQGPAGGRRPPLVRQGSGASSGSQRRASILSGIYAHKAASCRSLSTTSDGKAVDRASLVGNKYATRVFDDEGKDVTPHPLFRSDPNTVLPRQGKLLASSAYFGATGSGFLSSFSMHQTSGVNGTLGSFSRTYGSSSTSLSNASTTESVLDEIVEPGSRRDTTVSLSDVQVRQEEIKEWTNEDLDRRVDIYLTETETIWILDMPSVVVSVESEDAGRVLERNRIYVDICKNRPGNDRFVEKMMQTINGAAKNKEVQCDKIIMEDKGMLVTSWDLYDSFNVSEIEPTSKAEGSRATTGRSSKSHTTKKHNQTMLVSSNRGSTTSSLMISESAVLARIHEEEECHSEAILTSENFQQNLFFMERILMENIFQPKLAAYRQFPVLIDPDVTSDMSGTVAAVKEAKQEEHDKEKKDKEEQKDTFVDPSILSDLNKTPEEIVPPRLERLWSYICDLTSGHNVSTMAWSKVNPDLLAVGYGAFDCKEQKKGLVCCWSLKNPMWPERIFQCEHGVTALDFSMASPNLLAVGMYDGSVTIYNVRSCNDAALLDSSESSNKHTGPVWQMRWVEQDRGATGDGKKERLICISADGRITEWFIQKRLDCIDLMKIKRTESEKKKLPGEKERKREALISQQAAGMCFDFHPKDTNFYLAGTEEGHIHKCSCSCNEQFLETYRGHKGPVYKVAWNPFSTDMFLSCSADWSIILWHQDSQTPILTFSSTTAFVHDVMWSPKSACIFAAVNESRAEIWDLSASILNPVTSCFANPRVKFTSVLFAKNTDCLLVGDSKGEVSVFELQNLAAPNNNKVGTLHDIIGPAVPI from the exons ATGCAgggccccgccggcggccggcGGCCTCCCCT GGTAAGGCAAGGATCAGGAGCAAGTTCTGGTAGCCAAAGACGAGCGAGCATCCTCAGTGGCATCTATGCACATAAAGCAGCGAGCTGCAGAAGCCTGTCCACGACTTCCGATGGCAAAGCTGTGGACAGGGCGTCTCTTGTGGGTAACAAGTATGCCACACGG gtttttgatGATGAAGGAAAGGATGTGACACCCCATCCACTCTTCCGTTCAGATCCAAATACTGTTTTACCCAGGCAGGGCAAGCTCTTAGCATCAAGTGCTTACTTTGGGGCCACAGGATctggttttctctcttctttttccatgcATCAGACATCAGGAGTGAATGGTACTTTAGGTTCGTTCTCAAG GACATATGGAAGCAGCAGTACTTCTCTATCAAACGCATCAACAACTGAGTCTGTACTAGACGAAATAGTAGAACCTGGCTCTCGACGAGACACAACTGTTAGCTTATCTG ATGTGCAGGTGAGGCAAGAGGAGATAAAAGAATGGACAAATGAAGACTTAGATAGGAGAGTGGATATTTACCTCACAGAGACGGAAACTATCTGGATATTGGATATGCCATCTGTTGTGGTGTCTGTAGAATCAGAAGATGCTGGAAGAGTTCT gGAGCGAAATAGGATTTATGTTGACATTTGCAAAAACAGACCTGGTAACGATCGCTTTGTAGAAAAAATGATGCAAACCATTAACGGCGCTGCAAAGAACAAGGAAGTGCAATGTGACAAAATCATCATGGAAGATAAAG GGATGCTGGTCACTTCCTGGGACTTGTATGATTCATTTAATGTATCAGAAATAGAACCTACGTCAAAAGCAGAAGGTAGCAGAGCCACaactgggagaagcagcaaatctCATACAACTAAAAAGCACAATCAGACTATGTTGGTCTCTTCCAACAGAG GCAGCACAACTTCTTCTCTAATGATTTCGGAAAGTGCTGTTCTTGCCAGAATCCACGAAGAGGAGGAATGCCATTCAGAAGCTATATTAACGTCAGAAAACTTTCagcagaatttgtttttcatggaGAGGATTCTAATGGAGAATATTTTTCAACCCAAACTTGCAGCTTATCGGCAGTTTCCTGTCCTTATAG ATCCTGATGTTACATCAGACATGAGTGGTACAGTAGCAGCAGTGAAAGAAGCTAAACAGGAAGAGCATGACAAGGAAAAGAAGGataaggaagagcagaaggatACATTTGTTGACCCATCAATTCTGTCAGATCTAAATAAAACCCCAGAAGAAATTGTGCCTCCCAGATTGGAACGGCTGTGGTCATATATATGTGATTTAACTAGTGGTCACAATGTGAGCACTATGGCTTGGAGCAAAGTAAACCCA GATCTTTTAGCTGTTGGTTATGGAGCATTTGATtgtaaagaacagaagaaaggcTTGGTTTGCTGTTGGTCATTGAAGAACCCCATG TGGCCAGAGCGTATTTTCCAGTGTGAGCATGGTGTTACTGCTTTGGATTTTTCTATGGCAAGCCCAAATCTTTTAGCGGTTGGAATGTATGATGGTTCTGTCACAATCTATAATGTACGGAGTTGTAATGACGCTGCACTTTTGGACAGCAG TGAATCCTCAAATAAACATACAGGTCCTGTATGGCAAATGAGGTGGGTGGAACAGGACAGAGGTGCAACAGGAGATGgcaaaaaagagagattaaTCTGTATCTCAGCAGATGGCCGAATAACAGAGTGGTTTATACAGAAAAGACTAGATTGCATTG ATCTGATGAAAATAAAGCGAAcagaaagtgagaagaaaaaattaccaggtgagaaagaaaggaaaagggaagctCTGATATCTCAACAGGCAGCTGGAATGTGCTTTGACTTCCATCCAAAG GATACTAATTTTTATCTTGCTGGAACAGAAGAGGGTCATATCCACAAATGTTCTTGTTCATGCAATGAGCAGTTTCTAGAGACATACAGAGGCCATAAG GGTCCTGTGTACAAAGTCGCTTGGAATCCATTCAGCACTGACATGTTCCTAAGCTGCTCTGCAGACTGGAGCATTATTTTATGGCACCAGGATTCACAGACGCCCATTCTAACTTTCAGTTCCACCACTGCTTTTGTTCATGATGTTATGTGGTCTCCAAAATCAGCCTGCATATTTGCAGCAGTGaatgaaagcagagcagaaatttGGGATCTTAGTGCCAGCAT
- the DNAI4 gene encoding dynein axonemal intermediate chain 4 isoform X2 yields the protein MQGPAGGRRPPLVRQGSGASSGSQRRASILSGIYAHKAASCRSLSTTSDGKAVDRASLVGNKYATRVFDDEGKDVTPHPLFRSDPNTVLPRQGKLLASSAYFGATGSGFLSSFSMHQTSGVNGTLGSFSRTYGSSSTSLSNASTTESVLDEIVEPGSRRDTTVSLSDVQVRQEEIKEWTNEDLDRRVDIYLTETETIWILDMPSVVVSVESEDAGRVLPGNDRFVEKMMQTINGAAKNKEVQCDKIIMEDKGMLVTSWDLYDSFNVSEIEPTSKAEGSRATTGRSSKSHTTKKHNQTMLVSSNRGSTTSSLMISESAVLARIHEEEECHSEAILTSENFQQNLFFMERILMENIFQPKLAAYRQFPVLIDPDVTSDMSGTVAAVKEAKQEEHDKEKKDKEEQKDTFVDPSILSDLNKTPEEIVPPRLERLWSYICDLTSGHNVSTMAWSKVNPDLLAVGYGAFDCKEQKKGLVCCWSLKNPMWPERIFQCEHGVTALDFSMASPNLLAVGMYDGSVTIYNVRSCNDAALLDSSESSNKHTGPVWQMRWVEQDRGATGDGKKERLICISADGRITEWFIQKRLDCIDLMKIKRTESEKKKLPGEKERKREALISQQAAGMCFDFHPKDTNFYLAGTEEGHIHKCSCSCNEQFLETYRGHKGPVYKVAWNPFSTDMFLSCSADWSIILWHQDSQTPILTFSSTTAFVHDVMWSPKSACIFAAVNESRAEIWDLSASILNPVTSCFANPRVKFTSVLFAKNTDCLLVGDSKGEVSVFELQNLAAPNNNKVGTLHDIIGPAVPI from the exons ATGCAgggccccgccggcggccggcGGCCTCCCCT GGTAAGGCAAGGATCAGGAGCAAGTTCTGGTAGCCAAAGACGAGCGAGCATCCTCAGTGGCATCTATGCACATAAAGCAGCGAGCTGCAGAAGCCTGTCCACGACTTCCGATGGCAAAGCTGTGGACAGGGCGTCTCTTGTGGGTAACAAGTATGCCACACGG gtttttgatGATGAAGGAAAGGATGTGACACCCCATCCACTCTTCCGTTCAGATCCAAATACTGTTTTACCCAGGCAGGGCAAGCTCTTAGCATCAAGTGCTTACTTTGGGGCCACAGGATctggttttctctcttctttttccatgcATCAGACATCAGGAGTGAATGGTACTTTAGGTTCGTTCTCAAG GACATATGGAAGCAGCAGTACTTCTCTATCAAACGCATCAACAACTGAGTCTGTACTAGACGAAATAGTAGAACCTGGCTCTCGACGAGACACAACTGTTAGCTTATCTG ATGTGCAGGTGAGGCAAGAGGAGATAAAAGAATGGACAAATGAAGACTTAGATAGGAGAGTGGATATTTACCTCACAGAGACGGAAACTATCTGGATATTGGATATGCCATCTGTTGTGGTGTCTGTAGAATCAGAAGATGCTGGAAGAGTTCT ACCTGGTAACGATCGCTTTGTAGAAAAAATGATGCAAACCATTAACGGCGCTGCAAAGAACAAGGAAGTGCAATGTGACAAAATCATCATGGAAGATAAAG GGATGCTGGTCACTTCCTGGGACTTGTATGATTCATTTAATGTATCAGAAATAGAACCTACGTCAAAAGCAGAAGGTAGCAGAGCCACaactgggagaagcagcaaatctCATACAACTAAAAAGCACAATCAGACTATGTTGGTCTCTTCCAACAGAG GCAGCACAACTTCTTCTCTAATGATTTCGGAAAGTGCTGTTCTTGCCAGAATCCACGAAGAGGAGGAATGCCATTCAGAAGCTATATTAACGTCAGAAAACTTTCagcagaatttgtttttcatggaGAGGATTCTAATGGAGAATATTTTTCAACCCAAACTTGCAGCTTATCGGCAGTTTCCTGTCCTTATAG ATCCTGATGTTACATCAGACATGAGTGGTACAGTAGCAGCAGTGAAAGAAGCTAAACAGGAAGAGCATGACAAGGAAAAGAAGGataaggaagagcagaaggatACATTTGTTGACCCATCAATTCTGTCAGATCTAAATAAAACCCCAGAAGAAATTGTGCCTCCCAGATTGGAACGGCTGTGGTCATATATATGTGATTTAACTAGTGGTCACAATGTGAGCACTATGGCTTGGAGCAAAGTAAACCCA GATCTTTTAGCTGTTGGTTATGGAGCATTTGATtgtaaagaacagaagaaaggcTTGGTTTGCTGTTGGTCATTGAAGAACCCCATG TGGCCAGAGCGTATTTTCCAGTGTGAGCATGGTGTTACTGCTTTGGATTTTTCTATGGCAAGCCCAAATCTTTTAGCGGTTGGAATGTATGATGGTTCTGTCACAATCTATAATGTACGGAGTTGTAATGACGCTGCACTTTTGGACAGCAG TGAATCCTCAAATAAACATACAGGTCCTGTATGGCAAATGAGGTGGGTGGAACAGGACAGAGGTGCAACAGGAGATGgcaaaaaagagagattaaTCTGTATCTCAGCAGATGGCCGAATAACAGAGTGGTTTATACAGAAAAGACTAGATTGCATTG ATCTGATGAAAATAAAGCGAAcagaaagtgagaagaaaaaattaccaggtgagaaagaaaggaaaagggaagctCTGATATCTCAACAGGCAGCTGGAATGTGCTTTGACTTCCATCCAAAG GATACTAATTTTTATCTTGCTGGAACAGAAGAGGGTCATATCCACAAATGTTCTTGTTCATGCAATGAGCAGTTTCTAGAGACATACAGAGGCCATAAG GGTCCTGTGTACAAAGTCGCTTGGAATCCATTCAGCACTGACATGTTCCTAAGCTGCTCTGCAGACTGGAGCATTATTTTATGGCACCAGGATTCACAGACGCCCATTCTAACTTTCAGTTCCACCACTGCTTTTGTTCATGATGTTATGTGGTCTCCAAAATCAGCCTGCATATTTGCAGCAGTGaatgaaagcagagcagaaatttGGGATCTTAGTGCCAGCAT